A region of Cellulophaga sp. RHA19 DNA encodes the following proteins:
- a CDS encoding CYTH domain-containing protein, which yields MVEIERKFLVKSDAFKAETISKKRIVQGFLNTDPERTVRVRIKGDDGFLTIKGKSNSTGTSRFEWEKQIPVKEAEALLKLCEEGVIDKIRYNITVANHLYEVDEFFSDNQGLIVAEVELNDEDEEFVKPNWLGEEVTGDIKYYNSQLSKNPFKNWSL from the coding sequence TTAGTAAAGAGTGATGCTTTTAAAGCTGAAACAATTTCTAAAAAAAGAATAGTACAAGGTTTTTTAAATACAGATCCAGAGCGTACTGTTAGGGTTAGAATAAAGGGCGATGATGGTTTTTTAACCATAAAAGGAAAATCTAACAGCACGGGAACATCTAGGTTTGAGTGGGAAAAGCAAATACCAGTTAAAGAAGCAGAAGCATTGCTTAAGTTGTGTGAAGAAGGTGTAATTGATAAAATACGTTACAATATTACTGTAGCAAACCATTTATATGAAGTTGATGAGTTTTTTAGTGACAACCAAGGTTTAATTGTTGCCGAAGTTGAGCTAAACGATGAGGATGAGGAGTTTGTAAAACCAAACTGGTTAGGAGAAGAGGTTACTGGTGATATTAAATATTATAATTCTCAGTTAAGTAAAAATCCTTTTAAAAATTGGAGCTTATAA